The following are encoded together in the Triticum dicoccoides isolate Atlit2015 ecotype Zavitan chromosome 6B, WEW_v2.0, whole genome shotgun sequence genome:
- the LOC119325602 gene encoding NADH-ubiquinone oxidoreductase chain 1-like, whose protein sequence is MAFVQRRKGPDVVGSFGLLQPLAYGLKLILKEPISPSSANFSLFRMAPVATFMLSLVAWAVVPFDYGMVLSDPNIGLLYLFAISSLGVYGIIIAGWSSKTGGGRSVAYDIRTNWSKMGLCRRC, encoded by the coding sequence ATGGCTTTTGTGCAACGTCGAAAGGGTCCTGATGTAGTGGGATCGTTCGGATTGTTACAACCTCTAGCATATGGTTTGAAATTGATTCTAAAAGAACCTATTTCACCAAGTAGTGCTAATTTCTCCCTTTTTAGAATGGCTCCAGTGGCTACATTTATGTTAAGTCTGGTCGCTTGGGCCGTTGTACCTTTTGATTATGGTATGGTATTGTCAGATCCGAACATAGGGCTACTTTATTTGTTTGCCATATCTTCGCTAGGTGTTTATGGAATAATTATAGCAGGTTGGTCTAGTAAGACGGGGGGCGGCCGTTCGGTCGCCTATGATATACGGACCAATTGGTCAAAAATGGGTTTGTGCCGCAGGTGTTGA